In the genome of Botrytis cinerea B05.10 chromosome 5, complete sequence, one region contains:
- the Bcrrp9 gene encoding Bcrrp9, translating to MSSFFTIPNSQKKRKRNDGPEVPKKRLAASSKAPAKQPKPAKKSERDESISGSDSESEGGQLDDDVADLTSDDELEGEGEEETAAERRLRLAERYLQNIRDEVADDEVGFNAEDIDRDLIAERLEEDVAESKGKIYKTLADELEFGEASSCHFKKDSHSFTGVATCAPYVYTVTKDMWLVKWKIQDLPKDQYPQKKGKKKSKKPSPPPKKKPTLVASVRGDQRKSKVTSFMGHTDAIISVAASQDGKFVVTGGVDRKIIVWNAETLRPIRVFSQHRDAITGLAFRRGTNQLYSSSKDRTIKIWSLDEGAYVETLFGHQDEVVDIASLAQERCISVGARDRTARLWKVVEETQLVFRGGGGEKKSRHKNNPSDLRTLEGSIDRIAMVDEDMFITGGDNGSLSLWTIHKKKPIYTLSLAHGADEPIKPEEASAETDPSKRIVPRTSPRWITALTTIPYSDVVLSGSWDGVVRAWRVSADRKSLESMGPVGQTADTTLKGAGTNKHGSQAPARGIINDISVFERGDRGKDGVCIIAAVGKAHRLGNWQKAPAGRNGAVVFEVSRKQITNGVNGHADENGQEA from the coding sequence atgtcttctttcttcactatacccaattcccaaaagaagaggaaacgAAACGATGGCCCGGAAGTACCCAAGAAAAGATTAGCTGCCTCATCGAAAGCTCCCGCGAAACAGCCAAAACCTGCGAAAAAATCCGAAAGAGATGAATCGATTTCTGGAAGCGACTCGGAGAGTGAAGGAGGTCAATTGGATGATGACGTTGCAGATCTCACCTCGGATGATGAattggagggagagggggaggaagaAACTGCGGCAGAGCGCAGGCTGAGATTAGCAGAAAGATATTTGCAAAATATCCGGGATGAAGTagcagatgatgaagttgggTTCAACGCCGAGGATATTGATCGAGATTTGATCGCCGAACGTTTAGAAGAAGATGTTGCGGAATCGAAGGGAAAGATATACAAAACATTGGCAGACGAATTAGAATTCGGGGAAGCATCGAGTTGTCATTTTAAGAAGGATTCGCATTCATTTACGGGTGTAGCTACATGTGCGCCATATGTTTATACTGTGACCAAGGATATGTGGCTAGTCAAATGGAAAATACAGGACTTACCAAAGGACCAATATCCGCAAAAGAAgggcaagaagaagagcaagaaacCTTCACCACCGCCGAAGAAAAAGCCTACCCTAGTAGCTTCAGTACGAGGGGATCAACGAAAGTCGAAAGTGACATCCTTCATGGGACATACCGACGCAATTATTAGTGTGGCTGCCTCACAAGATGGTAAATTCGTTGTAACTGGTGGTGTGGATCGAAAGATTATTGTTTGGAATGCAGAGACCCTTCGACCCATTCGAGTTTTTTCGCAACATCGAGACGCAATTACAGGCTTAGCTTTCAGAAGAGgaacaaatcaattatattccAGTTCAAAGGATcgaacaatcaaaatatggAGTTTGGATGAAGGTGCATATGTGGAAACTTTGTTCGGTCATCAGGATGAAGTGGTGGATATTGCTTCCCTTGCCCAAGAACGCTGCATATCAGTAGGCGCTCGTGATCGTACAGCCCGTTTATGGAAAGTGGTGGAGGAAACACAACTTGTTTTCCGTGGCGGTGGAGGTGAGAAGAAGTCTCGTCACAAGAATAATCCTAGTGACCTCCGCACTCTTGAGGGCAGTATCGACCGTATAGCTATGGTTGACGAGGATATGTTTATTACTGGAGGTGATAACGGATCACTTTCTCTTTGGACCATTCACAAGAAAAAGCCAATCTACACATTATCTCTAGCTCACGGAGCAGACGAGCCAATAAAACCTGAAGAAGCATCCGCAGAAACCGATCCCTCCAAAAGAATCGTACCTCGCACCTCACCCCGCTGGATTACCGCTCTAACCACAATTCCCTACTCCGATGTCGTACTAAGTGGTAGTTGGGATGGTGTAGTCCGGGCCTGGAGAGTCAGTGCCGACAGAAAAAGCCTTGAATCAATGGGCCCCGTTGGTCAAACCGCTGATACCACTCTAAAGGGTGCAGGTACTAATAAACATGGATCCCAAGCACCAGCCCGCGGCATCATAAACGATATCTCAGTTTTCGAACGCGGTGATAGGGGAAAGGATGGTGTATGTATCATTGCAGCAGTAGGAAAGGCCCACCGTTTAGGTAACTGGCAAAAGGCGCCAGCGGGAAGAAACGGAGCAGTGGTATTTGAAGTGTCGAGGAAACAGATAACTAATGGTGTTAATGGGCATGCGGATGAAAACGGGCAGGAGGCATAA
- the Bcsad1 gene encoding Bcsad1: protein MPNSTNMDIPTRKRKERDDDSANANTNSDDDDSINGAQLETEPTPKRQRTVEPRPVQIEDEEDLKNGMEDLEVEDEDLQFVVPREKAPMEGYDDLYLDTINRNVLDFDFEKLCSISLSNINVYACLVCGKYYQGRGTKSHAYFHALEVGHHVFINMQTQKVYVLPEGYEVKNKSLDDIKFVSDPTYTKEQVMAMDREAKTSWTLSGKEYIPGFVGMNNIKDNDYFNVVIQALSHVPPLRNFFLLEDFHNRPELIKRVSILFRKIWNPRAFKSHVSPHELLQEISLKSNKKFNLTTQSDPVDFLSWFLNNLHLALGGSKTKPGSSIIQKIFQGKLKVESQAITAKADAGDRLRFEDADVKTDVSRFMLLTLDLPPAPLFQDELERNIIPQIPLTSILAKYDGLKAQEHLNMRKRYRLLHPLPPFLLFHIKRFSHNKFVDERNPTIVTFDARNLDMSPYIEPDMKHARPGEPIWYDLVANIVHEAVRGREDSVEGESEKRSWKVQLRDKATGEWKVVQDLFVEGGQREFLHLGESYLQVWEKRREVVGKGKGKAS, encoded by the coding sequence ATGCCGAATTCTACAAATATGGACATCCCAACTAGGAAGCGGAAGGAACGCGATGACGACTCTGCGAATGCCAACACAAACagtgatgacgatgattCAATCAATGGAGCGCAATTGGAAACAGAACCGACCCCGAAGCGACAGAGAACGGTAGAACCTAGACCGGTGCAgattgaggatgaggaagatttgaaaaatggaatggaagatcTCGAAgttgaggatgaagatttgCAATTTGTGGTTCCTCGAGAAAAAGCACCCATGGAAGGCTACGACGACCTCTACCTTGATACCATCAATCGCAATGTCTTGGACTTTGATTTCGAAAAGCTCTGTTCGATTTCTCTATCAAATATCAACGTATATGCTTGTTTAGTATGCGGGAAATACTATCAGGGTCGAGGGACGAAGTCGCATGCATACTTCCATGCTCTTGAAGTAGGACATCACGTATTCATCAACATGCAAACACAAAAGGTCTACGTTCTACCAGAAGGATACGAGGTAAAAAATAAGAGCTTAGACGACATAAAGTTTGTATCTGATCCTACATACACAAAAGAGCAGGTTATGGCTATGGATCGTGAAGCCAAAACTTCTTGGACTCTATCTGGCAAAGAATACATACCAGGTTTCGTCGGTATGAACAACATCAAAGACAACGACTATTTCAATGTGGTAATACAAGCGCTTTCTCATGTGCCGCCTCTTCGAAACTTCTTTTTATTGGAGGACTTTCACAACAGGCCGGAACTCATAAAACGGGTATCAATTTTATTCCGAAAGATATGGAATCCAAGAGCCTTCAAATCCCATGTCTCTCCCCATGAACTTCTTCAAGAGATATCcctcaaatcaaataaaaagttcAATCTAACTACCCAATCCGATCCTGTCGATTTCCTTTCCTGGTTCCTCAATAACCTACATCTTGCACTTGGAGGTTCCAAAACTAAACCTGGCTCCTCAATTATACAGAAGATTTTCCAAGGGAAACTGAAAGTCGAATCTCAAGCTATTACCGCCAAAGCCGATGCTGGTGATCGATTACGATTTGAAGATGCAGATGTCAAAACCGATGTTAGTAGATTCATGCTACTCACATTAGATTTACCCCCGGCGCCATTATTTCAAGATGAGTTGGAACGAAACATCATTCCTCAAATTCCTCTGACCAGTATCCTGGCAAAATACGATGGTCTAAAAGCACAAGAGCATCTCAATATGCGCAAACGTTACCGACTACTCCATCCACTACCgccctttctcctctttcacATAAAACGATTCTCGCACAACAAGTTCGTCGATGAACGTAATCCTACAATTGTTACTTTCGACGCGCGCAATCTCGATATGTCACCATACATTGAACCCGATATGAAACATGCTAGACCTGGTGAACCAATATGGTACGATTTAGTTGCAAATATAGTACATGAAGCAGTCAGAGGGCGAGAAGATAGTGTAGAGGGGGAATCAGAAAAGAGGAGCTGGAAAGTGCAACTGAGAGATAAGGCGACGGGAGAGTGGAAGGTGGTGCAGGATTTATTTGTGGAAGGGGGGCAAAGAGAATTTTTGCATCTAGGGGAGAGTTACTTGCAGGTTTGGGAGAAGCGAAGAGAGGTTgttgggaaagggaaaggcaAGGCTAGTTGA
- the Bcpre1 gene encoding Bcpre1 yields the protein MEVLLGITGKDFTIIAASKAAMRGATILKASDDKTRALNQHTLMAFSGEAGDTIQFAEYIQANAQLYSMRNNIDLSPSAVAHFVRGELAQSLRSRKPYNVNLLLGGVDPITDKPSLYWLDYLASLAPLPYAAHGYAQYYCLSILDKHHHPDIDFEQGMKVLRMCTDELKRRLPIDFKGMTVKVITKEGIKELDYDDSARIDCP from the exons AT GGAGGTCTTACTTGGAATAACTGGCAAGGACTTTACCATCATTGCAGCTTCAAAGGCTGCCATGAGAGGTGCAACCATTCTCAAAGCTTCAGATGACAAGACAAGAGCATTAAATCAACATACCTTGATGGCATTCTCTGGAGAGGCTGGAGATACAA TTCAATTCGCAGAATATATTCAAGCCAACGCTCAACTTTACTCCATGCGCAATAACATCGACCTCTCCCCATCCGCAGTTGCTCACTTTGTCCGTGGTGAGCTAGCACAATCTCTTCGCTCCCGCAAACCATATAATGTCAACCTTCTCCTTGGCGGTGTTGATCCTATTACCGACAAGCCCAGTCTATACTGGCTCGATTACCTAGCGTCACTTGCACCCCTTCCATATGCAGCTCACGGCTATGCACAATACTACTGCTTGTCTATCCTTGATAAACATCACCACCCAGATATTGATTTCGAACAAGGAATGAAGGTTTTGAGGATGTGTACAGATGAGTTGAAGAGGAGGTTGCCGATTGATTTCAAGGGAATGACTGTTAAAGTTATTACGAAGGAGGGAATTAAGGAACTCGATTATGATGACAGTGCGAGAATTGACTGCCCATAG